In a genomic window of Porphyromonadaceae bacterium W3.11:
- the tuf gene encoding elongation factor Tu, whose product MAKEHYDRSKPHVNIGTIGHVDHGKTTLTAAITTVLARDGHTELRSYDSIDNAPEEKERGITINTSHVEYQTANRHYAHVDCPGHADYVKNMVTGAAQMDGAIIVVAATDGPMPQTREHILLARQVNVPRLVVFMNKCDMVDDEEMLELVEMEIRELLSFYDFDGDNTPVIQGSALGALNGEEKWEESVRKLMDAVDEWIPIPPRAVDKDFLMPVEDVFSITGRGTVATGRIETGVVHTGDEVQIIGLGAEKTKSVVTGVEMFRKILDEGQAGDNVGLLLRGIDKDDIKRGMVICKPGSVKPHSKFKAEVYVLKKEEGGRHTPFRNKYRPQFFIRTLDVTGEITLPEGQEIVMPGDNVTISVELIYPVACSLGLRFAIREGGRTVGAGQITELLD is encoded by the coding sequence ATGGCAAAAGAACATTACGACAGATCGAAACCTCACGTAAACATTGGTACGATCGGCCACGTAGACCACGGTAAGACTACTCTTACTGCTGCGATTACTACTGTGCTAGCAAGAGACGGACATACAGAATTACGCTCTTACGACTCAATTGACAACGCTCCTGAAGAAAAGGAAAGAGGTATTACTATCAATACTTCACACGTTGAGTACCAAACAGCTAACCGCCACTATGCACACGTTGACTGCCCAGGACACGCCGACTATGTAAAGAACATGGTAACTGGTGCTGCTCAGATGGACGGTGCTATTATCGTAGTGGCTGCAACTGATGGTCCTATGCCACAGACTCGTGAGCACATCCTTCTAGCTCGTCAGGTAAACGTACCTCGTCTTGTTGTATTCATGAACAAGTGCGATATGGTAGATGACGAAGAGATGCTAGAACTTGTAGAAATGGAGATCCGTGAGCTTCTTTCATTCTACGACTTCGATGGCGACAACACTCCAGTTATCCAGGGTTCTGCTCTTGGTGCACTTAACGGAGAAGAGAAATGGGAAGAAAGTGTTCGTAAGCTAATGGATGCTGTTGACGAATGGATCCCAATTCCACCTCGTGCTGTAGATAAGGACTTCCTAATGCCAGTAGAGGACGTATTCTCAATCACTGGTCGTGGTACAGTAGCAACTGGTCGTATCGAAACAGGTGTTGTTCACACAGGTGATGAAGTACAGATCATCGGTCTTGGTGCTGAGAAGACTAAGTCAGTTGTAACTGGTGTTGAGATGTTCCGTAAGATTCTTGACGAAGGTCAAGCTGGTGACAACGTAGGTCTACTTCTTCGTGGTATTGACAAGGACGATATCAAGCGTGGTATGGTTATCTGTAAGCCAGGTAGCGTTAAGCCTCACTCAAAATTCAAGGCAGAGGTTTACGTACTTAAGAAAGAAGAAGGTGGTCGTCACACTCCATTCCGTAACAAGTACCGTCCACAGTTCTTTATTCGTACTCTAGACGTAACCGGTGAAATCACTCTTCCAGAAGGTCAGGAAATTGTGATGCCAGGTGACAACGTAACAATTTCAGTAGAACTAATCTACCCTGTAGCATGTAGCCTAGGTCTTCGTTTCGCAATCCGCGAAGGAGGTCGTACAGTAGGTGCAGGTCAGATCACTGAACTACTTGACTAA
- the secE gene encoding preprotein translocase subunit SecE, which translates to MANPKKKDNFFVRLGSYASECYKELRYKVTWPTQKELSNSAVLVLVASLVMSLFIFLVDKAFEFIVTGIYRTLI; encoded by the coding sequence ATGGCTAACCCTAAGAAGAAAGACAATTTCTTTGTAAGACTAGGTTCTTACGCTAGCGAGTGCTACAAAGAACTTCGCTATAAGGTGACTTGGCCTACCCAGAAAGAACTTTCAAACAGTGCAGTGCTAGTACTAGTTGCTTCCCTAGTCATGTCACTGTTTATTTTCTTGGTAGACAAAGCGTTCGAATTTATCGTTACAGGTATATACCGCACTCTTATCTAA
- a CDS encoding glycosyltransferase, translated as MDISFIIPIYNRPSELRDLLESFSKLQSTDIHYEIIIVEDGSTNSSAFIAQEFQHILPIKYIQQSNTGPGGARNRGAKEATGEYLHFLDSDTILPPLFLRALVAEMQLNKADLFGGPDRAADNFTAIQKAINFSMTSLFTSGGIRGAKKSVDSFYPRTFNMGIRRSIFEQLGGFRKGMRYGEDLDLSMRAIEAGYRSALYPEAWLYHKRRVTYSDFFQQVRHSGRARIILDHFHPGTLKPVHYLPTIFVIINVLSVFGVFIPFILLYALLIFISGSIQMDSMNMGLHAVAATYVQHFGYGIGFMEEYWNRRIKK; from the coding sequence ATGGACATCTCATTCATTATTCCTATCTATAATAGACCTTCTGAGCTTCGAGATCTACTGGAATCCTTCTCTAAGCTCCAATCTACAGATATTCACTATGAGATTATTATAGTCGAAGATGGCTCGACCAACTCTTCAGCGTTTATAGCTCAGGAATTCCAACATATCCTCCCCATAAAATATATTCAACAGTCTAATACAGGACCTGGTGGTGCTCGAAATCGTGGGGCAAAGGAGGCGACGGGTGAGTACCTCCACTTTCTTGATAGTGACACTATACTCCCACCCTTATTTTTAAGAGCCTTAGTCGCTGAAATGCAATTGAATAAAGCAGACCTTTTCGGTGGCCCAGACAGAGCAGCGGATAACTTTACTGCGATTCAGAAAGCGATAAACTTTAGTATGACCTCACTCTTCACCTCTGGTGGAATTAGAGGAGCTAAGAAGAGTGTGGACTCTTTCTATCCTCGCACCTTTAACATGGGGATAAGGAGAAGCATCTTCGAGCAACTAGGAGGATTCCGAAAAGGGATGAGGTATGGAGAAGACCTAGACTTAAGCATGAGAGCTATAGAAGCTGGCTATCGCTCAGCCTTATACCCAGAAGCGTGGCTATATCACAAAAGGAGGGTAACTTATAGTGATTTTTTCCAACAGGTGAGGCATAGTGGAAGAGCTAGAATCATACTGGATCATTTTCATCCTGGTACACTTAAGCCAGTACACTATCTACCAACCATTTTCGTCATTATAAATGTGCTCTCAGTATTCGGTGTATTCATTCCATTTATTCTCCTCTATGCGTTATTGATTTTCATCAGTGGTAGCATTCAGATGGATAGTATGAATATGGGGCTTCATGCCGTTGCTGCAACGTACGTTCAGCACTTCGGATATGGCATTGGGTTTATGGAAGAGTATTGGAACAGACGAATAAAGAAATAA
- a CDS encoding CrcB family protein → MNATLVSVFFVALGGGLGSASRFLLSLFTQQCLPTMSWIGTLSVNILGSFLIALFLVLGRAYYPTSSFFSPFFMVGLCGGFTTFSSFTLDAYKLYESGDTRMAVLYVLLSLILSCLALLGGLYVGGKITLR, encoded by the coding sequence ATGAACGCAACATTGGTTTCTGTGTTTTTTGTAGCTTTAGGTGGCGGTTTAGGTTCTGCAAGTAGGTTTTTGTTGTCGTTATTTACTCAACAATGCTTACCCACGATGTCATGGATTGGCACACTTAGTGTAAATATTTTAGGCTCATTTCTTATTGCTCTTTTTTTAGTTTTAGGTAGAGCGTATTATCCTACTTCATCATTTTTCTCTCCTTTTTTTATGGTTGGTTTATGTGGTGGGTTTACTACATTTTCTAGTTTTACCTTGGATGCGTATAAGTTGTATGAGTCAGGAGATACCCGAATGGCTGTGCTCTATGTTCTTCTATCTCTTATTCTTTCTTGCCTAGCCCTTCTTGGGGGACTATATGTTGGTGGAAAAATAACACTTCGTTAG
- a CDS encoding zinc-dependent metalloprotease produces the protein MNIKRWVTLLILVITLSGQTALAQEETNLKPFKEIFKSKRQAAKEAAEKRSEEEKVEDKYSDLIEEAEVDSGLVVTILKKGKLYFELSDSIMGKPLLLSNRISQTSNTLEAVAGQMVTEPIIIRLAKLNEKIVVHTIQTENFVDENDPIAPSFEKNFIEPILTTFDIETEHGDNVVIDVTDFFLGGESNISPVEDSMIAGSPISSASFVKSVKTFPRNVEIKSIMAYRKDTDPYTIETHRSLVLLPEKPMKMRLQDNRVGYFYSLRQRFTTSLDKIEQFKIIHRWRLEPSDTTAYNAGQLVSPIQPIVFYIDTVFPQKWRTAVINGVEDWNKAFEAAGFKNAIQARLYPSKEEMPDFDPDDLRFSCIKYATTEIANAMGPSYIDPRSGEILCADVIWYHNVVSLLHHWRFTQTAAADARVRSHIIPDEVMAEAMRYVASHEIGHTLGLMHNMGASYSFPVEKLRDPDFTQKFGTTPSIMDYARNNYIAQPGDYERGVKMTPPLIGVYDIYAINWGYRYIPEVKSYRDEKTILNKWIEEKKDDPMYEFGAQQMWILDPTDQTEDLGDDHMKAGDYGIKNLKFILRYYEQWLANEGDRTDDLEKAHSEIVGQFFRHLRHVTPYIGGRVYYENRQGDGQMPVTYISKEKQQAALHWVIKQVREMGQWLFTNDIQQKYDKSGSQEGGNMQRFIPLYIAHDLLESYRLLGIIDGSKAKQGTGYSLQDYIDDYVREVFEPVYHQKELKPIDLALMDAALSNLIGYSDISIAEIPIGALYNDPSYDRTLKQMMATPLCMNEVYHNHNIEPIIEKKDKNFFRANFMPASPRGYEVAPTIVIKLKEIKEMFEKRAASTSDIPSKGFYTLWSLRLDKLLQPK, from the coding sequence ATGAATATCAAAAGGTGGGTAACACTACTTATCTTAGTCATAACACTCAGTGGGCAGACTGCTTTAGCCCAAGAAGAGACAAATCTAAAACCATTCAAAGAAATCTTCAAGAGTAAGAGACAGGCTGCCAAGGAGGCCGCAGAGAAGAGAAGCGAGGAAGAGAAGGTAGAGGATAAATATTCTGACCTGATAGAAGAGGCAGAGGTAGATAGTGGGTTGGTAGTGACTATTTTAAAAAAGGGCAAGCTATACTTTGAACTCTCCGACTCGATTATGGGAAAGCCCCTTTTGCTCTCTAATCGGATTTCCCAAACATCAAATACTCTCGAAGCCGTAGCAGGACAGATGGTAACAGAGCCTATTATTATTCGTCTGGCAAAGCTTAATGAGAAGATCGTGGTTCACACCATTCAGACAGAGAATTTTGTAGATGAGAATGACCCGATAGCACCGTCCTTTGAGAAGAATTTTATTGAGCCCATATTAACAACCTTTGATATTGAAACAGAGCACGGTGATAATGTGGTCATAGATGTCACGGATTTCTTCCTTGGTGGGGAGTCAAATATATCCCCAGTAGAAGATAGCATGATAGCTGGCAGCCCTATCAGCAGTGCTAGTTTCGTTAAGAGCGTTAAGACCTTTCCTCGTAATGTAGAGATTAAGAGTATCATGGCTTATAGAAAGGACACTGACCCCTACACCATTGAGACACATCGTTCACTGGTACTTCTTCCAGAGAAGCCAATGAAGATGAGGCTACAGGATAATCGTGTTGGGTACTTTTATAGTCTTCGCCAACGCTTCACAACCTCGCTTGATAAGATCGAACAGTTTAAGATTATTCATCGCTGGAGACTCGAACCATCTGATACGACAGCCTATAATGCTGGGCAGTTGGTCTCCCCAATTCAGCCTATCGTCTTTTACATTGACACTGTTTTCCCCCAAAAGTGGAGAACAGCAGTCATAAATGGTGTGGAAGATTGGAACAAAGCATTTGAGGCTGCTGGATTCAAGAATGCCATTCAGGCCAGACTCTATCCAAGTAAAGAAGAGATGCCCGACTTTGATCCTGATGACCTACGTTTCTCCTGTATCAAGTATGCCACAACTGAAATTGCTAATGCAATGGGACCAAGCTATATAGACCCAAGGAGTGGCGAGATACTATGTGCCGATGTCATCTGGTATCATAATGTAGTGTCCCTACTCCATCACTGGCGATTTACTCAGACTGCGGCTGCTGACGCCCGTGTCCGAAGCCATATTATCCCTGATGAAGTCATGGCGGAAGCCATGAGATACGTTGCTTCGCATGAGATAGGACATACCCTCGGACTGATGCACAACATGGGAGCTAGTTATTCCTTCCCTGTAGAAAAGCTCAGAGATCCAGACTTTACGCAAAAGTTCGGGACCACTCCTAGCATCATGGACTATGCTCGGAACAACTACATCGCACAGCCTGGTGACTACGAAAGAGGGGTAAAGATGACACCACCACTTATCGGGGTCTATGATATATACGCTATCAACTGGGGGTACCGCTATATCCCAGAAGTGAAAAGTTACAGGGATGAGAAAACAATCCTCAATAAGTGGATAGAGGAGAAAAAGGATGATCCGATGTATGAGTTTGGAGCTCAACAGATGTGGATTCTAGACCCTACAGACCAAACGGAAGACTTAGGTGATGACCACATGAAGGCAGGTGATTACGGTATTAAAAACTTAAAATTCATCTTACGGTACTATGAGCAATGGCTTGCTAACGAAGGCGATCGTACAGATGACCTAGAGAAAGCTCACTCGGAGATTGTGGGGCAATTCTTTCGACACCTAAGACATGTCACTCCATATATAGGAGGACGCGTGTATTATGAGAATAGACAAGGAGATGGACAAATGCCTGTTACGTATATTTCCAAAGAAAAACAGCAAGCGGCTCTACATTGGGTGATTAAGCAGGTCAGAGAGATGGGTCAATGGCTATTCACAAATGATATCCAACAGAAATATGATAAAAGTGGTTCTCAAGAAGGAGGCAATATGCAGCGCTTCATCCCACTCTACATTGCTCATGACTTATTAGAGTCATATCGCTTATTGGGTATCATAGATGGAAGTAAAGCAAAACAAGGCACGGGCTACTCCCTCCAAGACTACATAGATGACTATGTCCGGGAGGTATTCGAGCCAGTTTATCATCAAAAAGAACTGAAGCCGATAGACCTTGCTTTAATGGATGCAGCTCTCTCTAACCTCATTGGATATAGCGACATCTCAATAGCAGAGATACCGATAGGAGCTCTATATAATGACCCATCTTACGATAGAACTCTAAAACAAATGATGGCTACTCCTCTTTGCATGAACGAAGTTTATCATAATCATAACATTGAGCCAATAATAGAAAAGAAAGATAAGAATTTCTTTAGAGCCAACTTCATGCCTGCTTCTCCAAGAGGGTACGAGGTAGCTCCTACGATAGTGATTAAATTAAAAGAGATTAAGGAAATGTTCGAAAAAAGAGCCGCATCAACTTCTGACATTCCATCCAAAGGATTCTATACCTTATGGTCTCTTCGTTTAGACAAACTACTTCAACCAAAATAA
- a CDS encoding capsule assembly Wzi family protein, which translates to MKGKLLYAAIILVISLVGLSAQDFEERWEDEIPLGLKVSTELQGGGYSGTSAAFWSVHGQGGRRSLAPTSALLDITTSYKYQLGKGHYLTGVFEGLMESGMKPIYRLRQLGIGYKNDWVGIKLGAMDYQQPIDFSPQTSGAMVLSNNALPIPMVLLHTNDFIEIPKTNGILSLYADFSVGRFFENRYHQLTYPGAPDRYYTVGTLWHHKTGYLRIGKEDGTLPLTLTVGGTHAAQWGGHHHGLEKSEPASFKDFFRVIMGKSGGSDATTSDQINVLGNHFGQYLMELAWHTPSHRFQLYHLHIFEDKSGIELNNGPDGLWGLHVTFKKKSSPISHALVEYITTMNQSGPFHILDFYRPNGEGRGGGADGYYSNGEYRSGATYVGMNIGNPLLIPRAYKDYLEDDAKRYQHNRIQAFHFGISGTLEQLWNIKYEAKLTLAKSWGSFYSRPEKPFHATYSYLRVQAPIEYFKGLYVGLEAGMDFGKYTPKTLGGGISLQYHFNKEHF; encoded by the coding sequence ATGAAAGGAAAACTATTATACGCTGCAATAATCTTAGTCATTAGCCTAGTAGGGCTTTCTGCTCAAGATTTTGAGGAGAGATGGGAGGATGAGATACCGTTAGGTCTTAAAGTATCCACAGAGCTACAAGGGGGGGGCTATAGTGGGACATCTGCTGCGTTCTGGAGTGTTCATGGGCAGGGTGGAAGACGCTCGCTTGCTCCAACCTCTGCGTTATTGGACATCACCACGTCATACAAGTATCAGCTGGGTAAGGGACATTACCTAACGGGTGTCTTTGAAGGATTGATGGAATCGGGCATGAAACCCATCTATAGACTCAGACAACTGGGTATAGGTTACAAGAATGACTGGGTGGGCATTAAGCTTGGTGCGATGGATTATCAGCAACCTATAGACTTTTCCCCTCAGACATCTGGTGCAATGGTCTTATCAAATAATGCACTCCCTATTCCAATGGTCTTGCTGCACACCAATGACTTCATAGAGATTCCCAAGACGAATGGAATACTCTCGCTTTATGCAGACTTCTCCGTCGGAAGATTTTTTGAAAATAGATATCACCAGCTTACGTATCCAGGAGCTCCTGATCGATACTACACGGTAGGCACATTATGGCACCATAAGACCGGCTACCTAAGGATAGGAAAAGAAGATGGGACACTTCCCCTTACTCTGACCGTTGGTGGGACACACGCAGCTCAGTGGGGAGGGCATCATCACGGATTAGAAAAAAGTGAGCCCGCGTCATTTAAGGATTTCTTTCGTGTGATTATGGGGAAAAGTGGAGGTAGCGATGCCACCACAAGTGATCAAATCAATGTCCTTGGTAATCATTTTGGACAATATCTCATGGAGCTGGCATGGCATACGCCAAGCCACAGATTCCAACTGTATCACCTACATATCTTTGAGGACAAATCTGGTATAGAGCTGAATAATGGGCCTGATGGTTTATGGGGGTTACATGTTACATTCAAGAAAAAGTCATCCCCCATCAGCCACGCTTTGGTAGAATATATCACCACCATGAATCAATCAGGACCATTCCACATCTTGGACTTTTACCGTCCGAATGGCGAAGGCCGTGGCGGCGGTGCTGATGGATACTATAGTAATGGAGAGTATAGAAGTGGGGCTACCTACGTAGGGATGAATATAGGGAACCCTCTCCTTATTCCTCGTGCTTACAAGGATTATCTTGAAGATGATGCCAAGAGATACCAACACAATAGGATTCAAGCTTTTCACTTTGGTATTAGCGGAACGTTAGAGCAACTCTGGAATATCAAGTATGAAGCTAAGCTGACACTCGCGAAGTCATGGGGTAGCTTTTACTCTCGCCCTGAGAAGCCCTTCCATGCCACCTACAGTTATCTAAGGGTGCAAGCACCAATAGAGTATTTCAAAGGACTCTATGTAGGTTTAGAAGCTGGCATGGACTTCGGAAAATATACACCTAAAACCTTAGGCGGAGGGATTTCCCTTCAATACCACTTTAATAAGGAACACTTTTAA
- the aroC gene encoding chorismate synthase, translated as MNSIGQRFVLTTFGESHGPYVGGVIDGCPPGLQVDYEHIEKMLLRRKGKSSISTARSEKDQPVFISGLLDGITTGTPIAYIFPNGDHKSNDYDPLKEIYRPSHADYSYQARYGIRDHRGGGRASARETVVRVVAGAIAIQLLEQQGVHILSYTSQIGNTSLPDKYNNDFTMEDVVKSITGCPSKKEDNMMYQALLKARDEGDSLGGTVSTIIQGAPAGWGNPLFDKLDARLAAAMMSIGAAKGFEMGDGFDMTRMKGSEANDPFEVINGKIVTATNHSGGVQGGITNGADICFRTAFKPIASISKKQKTINSQGDNTTIEITGRHDASVFPRVLPVVDAMTALTLVDIYLTRYKENL; from the coding sequence ATGAATAGCATTGGTCAAAGATTTGTACTTACCACCTTTGGAGAATCTCATGGACCCTATGTCGGTGGAGTCATAGATGGTTGTCCTCCAGGCCTTCAAGTAGATTATGAACATATAGAAAAGATGCTCCTAAGGAGAAAGGGGAAAAGTAGTATCAGCACAGCTAGGAGTGAAAAAGATCAGCCGGTCTTTATATCGGGTCTGCTAGATGGGATAACCACAGGTACACCAATAGCGTATATATTCCCCAATGGAGACCATAAATCAAACGACTATGATCCGCTCAAAGAGATATACAGACCGTCGCATGCAGATTATAGTTACCAAGCAAGATATGGTATCAGAGATCACAGGGGTGGCGGGAGAGCATCAGCTCGTGAGACCGTAGTGAGAGTGGTGGCGGGAGCTATTGCTATACAACTTTTAGAGCAGCAGGGCGTACATATCCTTAGCTATACTTCACAGATTGGGAATACCAGTTTACCTGATAAATATAACAACGACTTCACAATGGAAGATGTAGTCAAAAGTATTACTGGGTGTCCATCAAAGAAGGAGGATAACATGATGTATCAAGCCCTCCTGAAAGCCAGAGATGAGGGAGATTCTCTAGGAGGCACGGTTAGCACAATTATACAGGGTGCACCTGCTGGATGGGGTAACCCCCTATTTGACAAGCTGGATGCAAGACTGGCTGCAGCAATGATGAGCATCGGCGCGGCAAAGGGCTTTGAAATGGGAGATGGATTTGATATGACACGTATGAAAGGAAGCGAGGCTAATGATCCATTCGAAGTGATTAATGGGAAGATAGTCACCGCAACCAACCACTCTGGTGGTGTGCAAGGAGGTATAACAAATGGAGCCGATATCTGCTTTCGGACGGCATTCAAACCAATTGCTTCGATCTCAAAAAAACAAAAAACCATCAATAGTCAAGGGGATAATACAACGATTGAAATCACAGGGCGGCATGATGCTTCAGTATTCCCTAGAGTACTTCCTGTAGTCGATGCGATGACTGCTCTAACCCTCGTGGATATTTACCTGACGAGGTACAAGGAAAATCTATAA